CCAGCGTCCTGCGGCTGGCCCGCGACGTCGACGACGTTCCGGTCGCCGGGTTCGACCGGGTTCGCGCGGCCCTGCGCCGGTCCCGGGCCGGCCGTCCGCAACCGGCTCGCGACGACAAGGTGGTGGCGGCCTGGAACGGACTGGTGGTCACTGGTCTGGTCGAGTTCGCCACCACCGCTTTCGCGCTGGCTGACGGTGCCTCGGCTGACGGTGCCTCGGCTGACGGTGCGCTGGCTGACGGTGCCTCGACCGACGACGCGGCCGGGCGGCTGCGGGCCGACGCGGAACTCGCCGTCGAACTGGCGACCGCCGCCGGCGCCTACCTGGCCCGTACCCACCTGGTCGACGGGCGGCTGCGTCGAGTGTCCCGGGACGGGCAGGTGGGCACCCCGGCCGGCGTCCTCGACGACTACGGGTGTGTCGCGGAGGCGTTCTGCGCGCTGCATCAGCTGCGCGGTGAGGGCCGCTGGCTCGACCTGGCCGGCGAGTTGCTCGACGTGGCGCTGGCGCGGTTCGGCACCGGTGACGGCGGCTTCTACGACACCGCCGACGACGCCGAACAACTGGTCGCCCGGCCGGCCGACCCGACGGACAACGCCACCCCGTCCGGGCTGTCCGCGACCGCCGCCGCGTTGACCGCCTACGCCGCGCTGCGCGGCGCGTCCGACTACCGGGCGGCGGCGGAGCGGGCGTTGGCCACCGTCGCGCCGATCGTCGCCCGGCACCCCCGGTTCACCGGGTACGCGGCGGCGGTCGGCGAGGCGCTGCTCTCCGGCCCGTACGAGATCGCGGTGGTCACGGCGGACCCGACGGTCACCGTGGACCCGTCCGCTGACCCGCTGCTGCGGGCGGCGTACCGGCACGCCCCGCCGGGCGCGGTCGTGGTCGCCGGGTTGGCCGACCAGCCGGGTGTGCCGTTGCTGGCGGACCGACCGATGCTCGGCGGGGCGTCCACCGCGTACGTCTGCCGGGGTTTCGTCTGCGACCGACCGGTCACCTCGGCACCGGACCTGATCGGGCAGCTGGGTTAGGCTGACGCCGCTATGGATACCCGTACCGGTCTGCCCGTCGTCGGCATGGTGGGCGGTGGGCAGCTCGCCCGGATGACCCACCAGGCGGCCATCGCCCTCGGCCAGTCGTTGCGCGTCCTGGCCCGCACCCCGGAGGACGGCGCCGCGCTGGTCGCCGCCGACGTCCAGTACGGCGAACACACCGACCTGGCCGCGTTGCGCACCTTCGCCAAGAGCTGCGACGTGGTGACCTTCGACCACGAGCACGTGCCCGGGGAGCACATCCGGGCGCTGGCGGCCGAAGGTGTCCGGGTCCATCCCGGTGCCGACGCGCTGCGCCACGCCCAGGACAAGGCGGTGATGCGCCAGCGGCTGACCGAGCTGGGTGTGCCGGTGCCGCGTTGGCGGCGGATCGCGGGCCGTGACGAGCTGGCGGCCTTCGGTGCCGACGTGGGTTGGCCGGTTGTCGTCAAGACCGCTCGTGGCGGCTACGACGGGCGCGGTGTCTGGGTGCTGTCGTCGCCCGACGGGTTGGCCGCCGCCGGCATCGATCCGGCGTCCGCCGGTTCGGAGCAGGGAGCCGGTGCCGGCTCGGCGCGGGGGTCCGCCGCTGGCTCGGCGTCCGCCGCCGACCCGGAGCTGATCGCCGAGGAACGGGTCCGGCTGACCCGCGAGTTGGCGGTCCAGGTGGC
The sequence above is a segment of the Solwaraspora sp. WMMD406 genome. Coding sequences within it:
- a CDS encoding 5-(carboxyamino)imidazole ribonucleotide synthase; amino-acid sequence: MDTRTGLPVVGMVGGGQLARMTHQAAIALGQSLRVLARTPEDGAALVAADVQYGEHTDLAALRTFAKSCDVVTFDHEHVPGEHIRALAAEGVRVHPGADALRHAQDKAVMRQRLTELGVPVPRWRRIAGRDELAAFGADVGWPVVVKTARGGYDGRGVWVLSSPDGLAAAGIDPASAGSEQGAGAGSARGSAAGSASAADPELIAEERVRLTRELAVQVARSPFGQIAVYPVVQTVQRDGICVEVLAPAPQLSEELAVRAQQLAIDLATALDVVGLLAVELFEVSGELLVNELAMRPHNSGHWTIEGARTSQFEQHLRAVLDYPMGDTALTAPVVVMANVLGGPAGGMGVDERLHHLFATDPAARVHLYGKQVRPGRKIGHVTVLGDELSEVRARAARAARWLQEGR